In the Streptomyces coeruleoprunus genome, TTGCCGTGGTGGGCGTCTGACTCAGCACGGACACCGTCTTCGCTGTCGACGGATCCACGCGCACCCACGCGGAGACCGTGTACGAAGCGCGGGTGTCCAGGACCGGTTCGGACGTGGAGGCATAGCCGCCAGCGTCGTTCATGGTCAGGCCCTTGTCGGTAACCGGCTCGATCGGCTGTCCCTCGGCGTCATGAGTGATCAAGCCACGGCGACCACGGTCGTCGCGCTCCGCACCACCGGCCAGCGTCGCGTCCTGCCGCGTCGTACCAGAGGAATCGACTGCGACACCACTGGCCTCGTCGAAGTGCCATCGCCCAACGGCTTCCTCGCCGGTGGCTACCTTGAAGTCGAACACTTTGACTTCGCCCCAGCGTCCAGCGCTGTCCTGTGCGCGAGCATAGAGTCTGATGACTCCCGACTGTGGTGGTGTCACTGAGATTCTGACCAACGCTCCGCCGTTAATCAGCCACGTTGCACCGGTCCACTTGGTGTCAGTCGACAGACGATAGGAGTAAGCCGCGTTAGTGCCGTCCTCCGGGGCGGCTGCGATCTCGAAGGAGCCCACGACGCCCGGACCGCCGCCAGCCAGGCACGAGTCGGTGGTGCACTCGGTGTACGGCGTGAGGGGAGTGACCCTCGGCGCCCGAGGCGCTGTGGGGTCGACCTTGAAGTAGCAGGGAGCGCTGTATCCGGAGTCCTGCCGGTTGCTGCCATCCTCGTAGTAAGACATTGTCAGCGCCTTCAGCCGGTACTGCACACCTTCCTGGAGCGAGGGAAGACTCCTTGACTGCTTGACCAGGTTGCCCACATAGCCGGAGGTGGGGCTGTCCAGGTCCGAGTGAGCCAGAACCCAGGAAGTGCCGTTCCACTTCTCCGTCCGCCATCGAATGCGCAGATTTGCGCCCACCGAACCACCGACTGCTGTTCGCGGCTTGCCCTGCACCAGCGGCGTCGGGTCCGACACGGTCGTCGGGTCCGAAGGGTCGGTGGAGCACACATAGCCGGAGCCGCTGACCACACCGACCTCTGTGGGCGTGGCCGCCAGTGCCACGTACTGGACTGCCAGAACCGCGTCGTTCCGGAACCGCTTCCACGCCGACGTGTCCGTCTCATCGTGGGCTCGGAGCTGCAGCGTCAGTCGGGAGAACTTGCCCGCCGCGAAATCACGCACCGTAGGCGTGAGGTTTTCATTGGTCTCCGCCGGGTTGTCATGGAACTCGATGGGTGCGGGCGGCGAGTTCGGGTCGCAGAGCGAGCCGCGTCCGGCCGAGACACTGCGGTCCACCATCAGATCGAGTTCGGACGGCCGTGTCGACCAGGTGGTGGACGAGGAGATGTTGTTCGTCCGGACCAGGTCCACCTCGCGCGGGTCACACTGGAACGCCCACGGTTCGGTCACCCGGAACGTCGCATCCAGGATCTTCTTGCCCTTCAGACTGGCTGGCGAGAACTCGAAGTACAGCCGCTGGACGTACCCCGGACCGCAGTAGTAGCCGTTCCAGCTGCCGCACTTGCCAACGCCCTTGCCCATGTCGTCGTCGCCGTTGGTCCAGCCGTACGACTCGTAGCCGTCCGACCGCAGCAGCGTCCGCTCTGACGCTCCCCACGTGACCGTGGGGTCGATGAACATGGGGAACGCAGACTCCGGCGTCCTGGCCAGCATGGCCGCGTCCGGGACCACCGACAGGGAACCCTTGCCGATCTGCACACCCATACGAGTCACTCGGTCACCCTGCCCGGGCGCCAAGCCGGAGCCGGACGCGGCGACCTCGGACATGTCGCCGAGAACCCGCGCCGCTCCGACGTCGCGCGACCTCGGCGCCTGAGCCGACGGTGTCGGCCGTTTGGCACTCTTGCCGGCCGAGTCCCACATTTGCGCCGGCGGAGCGCGGAACACTGTCTGTCCGCTCGCGTCGACGGCGGCGAGATTTCCAGCCGCACCCTTGCGGACGGAGAGGCCCTTCGCCTTGAGACCGAAGGTCAGCTGCTTGAGCCGCTTGTCCGAAGCCCCTTTCTGGGATTTCACGATCAGTACGTGCTGGAAGCTCTCGACCGTGGCCGTTACCTTCAGGTCGATGTCCGGCAGCACCTCACGGTAGAGGGCGCTGGTCCCGTCAAGCTCCGGCTTCGGCAGCTTCCCCGGCCACTCCAGCGCCAGGGAGCGACCGCCCTCGGCGATCGATGCGAGCGGGCTCTTGTCGCCGCCACCGGAGAACGCCATCTCCGCCGCGGTCGCCTCCGGGGCGACCGAACCGTCTGCCCTCCATTTCAAGGTCGCGTCGGGCTTCCGCCAGCCGCCACCAGGCTTCGCCACCCGCACAGGAACGGCGGACTCCTCCAGCGTGAAAGAGAAACCGTCCGGATTCGCGTAGACCGTCGTGCGCTCCGAGCGCCCAGCGACGACCTCGACGCGCTTGCCGGAGGTCTTCGCCTCCGCAAGCGCCTTCCGGCCTTCCGTCGATGGCTCGGGCCTTGCAGTCGGCGCCTCAACCCTCTGTTGTGCTACCGCAGGCAACGCCGAACCAGGCATTACCAGCACGAACGTGCTTGCCGCGAGCACGGCCTTCCAGGCCCGGCGTCTTCGAGCGCGTCCGAGCACCCACCCCGTCTGCATGTCCCCACCCCACAAAGCATTGATCAAAAGTGCGCCCGATTGAATCGGAAGCGATCACTATGCGTCAACGGATAATCACGTCACGCTCAACCCGGATCCAGGCGGCGCGACGGAAGTGACGTAGAACACATAAAGAAGATGTGAGTTGCCGTGCAACCAATCCCAACGGTCACAGGTCATCTATGCGAAACCAACGGCCACGCCCGTGACACGCACGGGACGGAGGCCCCACAGACTCCGTGCCGCACCCAGTGGTACGCCAGACCATGAGGTCTTGACTTGAAGCTTCGCCGCGCCATGGCCGTCGCCGCCGCGACCGCCGTCATCACGCCTGCCGCTTTCCTGATGGCCCCGGCCGCGTTCGCGACGGAAGGCTCGCCGTCTCCCTCCGCGTCCGAGTCCACGACTGAGACGAGCCCGTCCCCGTCGCAGAGCGAGACCACCGCGCCGTCTCCCTCGACGTCCGAGAGCCAGACGACCGCGCCGTCCCCGTCGCAGAGCGAGACCACCGCGCCCTCGCCGTCGACGAGCGTGACGACCTCGCCGTCGAACACCGTCGTCCCGTCGCCGTCCGCCTCCGAGCCCGCCGAGGTCTGCGAGGACTTCAAGGACAACGAGGGCGTCTACACCGAGCTGCGTGGCCTGCCGTCCAAGGTCGTCGCCGGCTCCGGCTGGAAGAACTTCACCTTCCGCGTCACGAACAAGACGAACAAGACGTTCGACTCCGTCGAGGCCTACATCATGGCCGAGGCCGTGGACGGCAAGGACTTCGAGGACATCTCGCAGTTCATCACCCTGCAGGTGCAGCTGGAGGAGGACGGCCCCTGGCAGTCCATCGACGACGTCGAGGGCTACTTCGGCACGACCGGGTCGCTGCAGCCGAAGAAGTTCGCCGAGGCCCAGATGCGTCTGAAGGTCGACGCCAAGGCTCCCGCCGGTTACGGTGCCGCCTTCACGCTCGGTGTGCACATCTCCAAGGACAGCGTCTGCGAGTACGGCGAGATGAACACCTACGAGTTCGAGATCCTCGCCGCCGGCAGCAAGCCCGGTGACGTCGACGACTCCAAGGGCAAGCCGGGCAAGCCCAGTGGCAACAAGCCGGCTCCGACCGGTCAGCTGTCGCAGCTGCCCGTCACCGGCAGCCTCGCCAACACCGGTTCCAACTCGATGCTGCCGACCATCGGTATCGCCGGTGGCATCGCCATCGTCGCCGGTGCCGGTGTCGTCTTCGCGCTGAAGCGCCGCAGCAACGGTGCCGCCGCGTAACGGAGGCTCCTGAAGCAAGAGAGGCGCTGCGCTCGGAGGGGGGTGCAGC is a window encoding:
- a CDS encoding LPXTG cell wall anchor domain-containing protein; amino-acid sequence: MKLRRAMAVAAATAVITPAAFLMAPAAFATEGSPSPSASESTTETSPSPSQSETTAPSPSTSESQTTAPSPSQSETTAPSPSTSVTTSPSNTVVPSPSASEPAEVCEDFKDNEGVYTELRGLPSKVVAGSGWKNFTFRVTNKTNKTFDSVEAYIMAEAVDGKDFEDISQFITLQVQLEEDGPWQSIDDVEGYFGTTGSLQPKKFAEAQMRLKVDAKAPAGYGAAFTLGVHISKDSVCEYGEMNTYEFEILAAGSKPGDVDDSKGKPGKPSGNKPAPTGQLSQLPVTGSLANTGSNSMLPTIGIAGGIAIVAGAGVVFALKRRSNGAAA
- a CDS encoding LamG domain-containing protein; protein product: MQTGWVLGRARRRRAWKAVLAASTFVLVMPGSALPAVAQQRVEAPTARPEPSTEGRKALAEAKTSGKRVEVVAGRSERTTVYANPDGFSFTLEESAVPVRVAKPGGGWRKPDATLKWRADGSVAPEATAAEMAFSGGGDKSPLASIAEGGRSLALEWPGKLPKPELDGTSALYREVLPDIDLKVTATVESFQHVLIVKSQKGASDKRLKQLTFGLKAKGLSVRKGAAGNLAAVDASGQTVFRAPPAQMWDSAGKSAKRPTPSAQAPRSRDVGAARVLGDMSEVAASGSGLAPGQGDRVTRMGVQIGKGSLSVVPDAAMLARTPESAFPMFIDPTVTWGASERTLLRSDGYESYGWTNGDDDMGKGVGKCGSWNGYYCGPGYVQRLYFEFSPASLKGKKILDATFRVTEPWAFQCDPREVDLVRTNNISSSTTWSTRPSELDLMVDRSVSAGRGSLCDPNSPPAPIEFHDNPAETNENLTPTVRDFAAGKFSRLTLQLRAHDETDTSAWKRFRNDAVLAVQYVALAATPTEVGVVSGSGYVCSTDPSDPTTVSDPTPLVQGKPRTAVGGSVGANLRIRWRTEKWNGTSWVLAHSDLDSPTSGYVGNLVKQSRSLPSLQEGVQYRLKALTMSYYEDGSNRQDSGYSAPCYFKVDPTAPRAPRVTPLTPYTECTTDSCLAGGGPGVVGSFEIAAAPEDGTNAAYSYRLSTDTKWTGATWLINGGALVRISVTPPQSGVIRLYARAQDSAGRWGEVKVFDFKVATGEEAVGRWHFDEASGVAVDSSGTTRQDATLAGGAERDDRGRRGLITHDAEGQPIEPVTDKGLTMNDAGGYASTSEPVLDTRASYTVSAWVRVDPSTAKTVSVLSQTPTTASPWTQKYSPFILSYSGKWSLRVLSTEGAWSREAMAPNPSPKGVWTHVAGVHDVSAKKIHLYVNGKLQASADVGPSWAANGPLEIGRVMFADTYVDHFKGSIDEVVAWKRVLTAEEIADEARLLTSSAYAGTELIAQWDASGVSGTAVADTTSGYGKSLTLTGGPTVENEAIVLDGVDDAATVTGPLVDDTGSFTVTTAVQLDAAKLLSKGVGYTGQVLGQRTADGSAWGFWYQVTGTRTVVDEETFEEKTVPVGFWHFGRLNADGTFSSVLSDETAALDSVVRLTGIHDAQSGTISLYLGHNPNGEPKAYTAQLGVGEFAVGKGYTSGGWKHHLPARIADVRVWSGAMASPQQVETHVGD